From a single Chloracidobacterium thermophilum B genomic region:
- a CDS encoding 3-hydroxyacyl-CoA dehydrogenase NAD-binding domain-containing protein: MVFRYEKDTDNIVTITMDMPQRSANVINAEFNAALAETFARLKAETELTGVIITSAKKTFLAGADLEPMLEVRDPAALFQEIQQVKRIFRGMETFGKPFVAAINGAAMGGGLELALACHYRILIDRPDAQVGLPEVTLGLIPGGGGITRLTRLLGLETALPLLTEGKRLSPAEARALGIVNELAATPEELIAKAKAWIQANPEPRQPWDTKGYRLPGGDVRTPKVAQMITAAPAVLLKKTRGNFPAPLAILSAAVEGTLVDFDTADRIESRYLANVATGQVAKNMIAAFWFQLNKINGGGSRPADIPPATFSKVGILGAGMMGSGIAYACATAGLEVVLKDVTLEQAEKGKSYTEKVLRPRVEKGRMKEADLAAILARIHPTTRAEDLRGCELIIEAVFEDRAVKKEATQEAEAQLAPTAIFASNTSTLPITSLAQVSERPENFIGLHFFSPVDKMPLVEIIVGEKTSPETLARSFDFVRQIKKTPIVVNDRRGFYTSRVFATYTSEGMTLLLEGQPASVIEAAGMQAGMPVGPLAVSDEVSLKLMHYVRQQTERDLAAEGKPIPEQPSNRVLDAMLSQGRAGKAAGAGFYEYPPEGKKFLWPGLRELFPPQAPLPFADIRDRLLFIQALETVRCLEENVVRSVADANIGSLFGWGFPAYTGGTLQFINGYGVRAFVERAQALAARYGERFTPPARLLAMAEAGESFPMQ, translated from the coding sequence ATGGTGTTTCGGTACGAAAAGGACACGGATAACATTGTTACCATCACAATGGACATGCCGCAGCGGTCGGCCAACGTCATCAACGCCGAGTTCAACGCAGCGCTGGCGGAAACCTTCGCCCGGCTCAAGGCCGAAACCGAGCTGACGGGTGTCATCATCACCTCGGCCAAAAAGACGTTCCTGGCCGGTGCCGACCTGGAGCCGATGCTGGAAGTGCGTGATCCGGCGGCATTGTTTCAGGAAATTCAGCAGGTCAAGCGCATTTTTCGCGGCATGGAAACGTTTGGAAAACCCTTTGTCGCGGCTATCAATGGTGCGGCGATGGGCGGCGGTCTGGAGCTGGCGCTGGCGTGCCACTACCGCATTCTCATTGACCGCCCGGACGCGCAGGTGGGTTTGCCGGAAGTGACCCTGGGACTCATCCCCGGCGGCGGCGGCATCACGCGCCTGACGCGCCTGCTGGGGCTTGAAACGGCGCTCCCGCTGTTGACCGAAGGCAAACGGCTCTCTCCGGCGGAAGCCAGGGCGCTGGGCATCGTCAACGAACTGGCGGCAACCCCCGAAGAACTCATTGCCAAGGCCAAAGCCTGGATTCAGGCCAATCCAGAACCACGCCAACCGTGGGATACGAAGGGCTACCGGCTGCCCGGCGGCGATGTGCGGACGCCCAAAGTAGCGCAGATGATCACGGCCGCTCCGGCCGTGCTGCTCAAGAAAACCCGTGGGAACTTCCCGGCCCCGCTGGCCATTCTGAGCGCCGCCGTGGAAGGGACGCTGGTGGATTTCGACACGGCCGACCGCATTGAATCGCGCTACCTGGCGAACGTGGCTACAGGGCAGGTCGCCAAAAACATGATCGCGGCCTTCTGGTTTCAGCTCAACAAGATCAATGGCGGCGGCAGTCGTCCGGCTGACATTCCACCGGCAACCTTTTCCAAAGTCGGCATCCTGGGTGCCGGGATGATGGGCAGCGGCATTGCCTACGCCTGCGCGACGGCCGGGCTGGAGGTCGTTCTCAAGGATGTCACGCTGGAGCAGGCCGAAAAGGGCAAATCCTACACGGAAAAGGTCCTCCGCCCACGGGTTGAGAAAGGGCGGATGAAGGAAGCCGACCTGGCGGCGATACTGGCGCGCATCCACCCGACGACCAGGGCCGAAGACCTGCGCGGCTGTGAACTCATCATCGAGGCCGTCTTTGAAGACCGGGCCGTCAAGAAGGAAGCCACCCAGGAAGCCGAAGCGCAACTGGCGCCAACGGCCATTTTTGCCTCAAACACGTCCACCCTGCCGATTACCAGTCTGGCTCAGGTGTCCGAGCGGCCGGAAAACTTCATCGGGCTGCACTTCTTTTCGCCCGTGGACAAAATGCCGCTGGTTGAAATCATCGTCGGCGAAAAGACTTCGCCGGAAACCCTGGCGCGCAGCTTTGATTTCGTCCGGCAGATCAAAAAGACGCCCATCGTGGTCAACGACCGGCGTGGGTTTTACACCTCGCGGGTGTTTGCCACCTACACCTCGGAAGGAATGACGCTGTTGCTTGAAGGCCAGCCGGCCAGCGTCATCGAGGCCGCCGGGATGCAGGCCGGGATGCCGGTTGGCCCGCTGGCCGTTTCGGACGAAGTGAGCCTGAAGCTGATGCACTACGTGCGCCAGCAGACGGAACGCGATCTGGCAGCGGAAGGCAAACCCATCCCGGAGCAGCCGTCGAATCGCGTCCTCGACGCCATGCTGTCCCAGGGGCGCGCTGGCAAGGCGGCCGGAGCCGGTTTCTACGAATATCCGCCCGAAGGCAAAAAGTTCCTCTGGCCGGGTCTGCGGGAACTGTTTCCGCCCCAGGCACCTCTGCCCTTCGCGGATATTCGTGACCGGTTGCTGTTCATTCAGGCGCTTGAAACCGTTCGCTGCCTCGAAGAAAACGTGGTGCGTTCGGTGGCGGATGCCAACATCGGCAGCCTGTTTGGCTGGGGTTTCCCGGCCTACACCGGCGGGACGTTGCAGTTCATCAACGGCTACGGCGTTCGGGCTTTTGTCGAACGCGCCCAGGCCCTGGCCGCCAGGTACGGAGAACGGTTCACCCCGCCGGCGCGCCTGCTCGCCATGGCGGAAGCGGGCGAGTCGTTCCCCATGCAGTGA
- a CDS encoding PP2C family protein-serine/threonine phosphatase — translation MNHPSQQPQPVTVFTISVPEGVRRELSQAFGSRFRFVSVANEADLREQAGRATAPIILCGDCPGVVSGEAIVGGLAKWHKTAQGILLIEANRIVSALGTPNALRDFRYIGLPLDVFAARQTLEAAAEVAALRQENQTLIHDLERYLATLRGASEERVKQVAQERDEYRRQNMRMLDSIRNAERIQRAILPSEAKLDALITQYFLIYKPRDIVSGDFYWTHIVKDEEHTVFYLAVADCTGHGVPGAFLSMVGTTLLNQIVAQNPHHPPGTILEQLHDGLLHSLRQTSQQLDIDDGMEICLCRLDGSKVTFAGARRPLYVVSQQDERRWDFREIKGDRRTIGGGRRREGWRYTNHELELPRGAMLYLTTDGYADQSNLQSERYGARRLRDKLREVAPMTCPGQRFVLEKEMSQFQQNEPQRDDMTIFGVRLPIMSAAALQLPSGAFSVTGNLIL, via the coding sequence ATGAACCATCCATCCCAACAACCGCAACCTGTCACTGTTTTTACCATTAGTGTCCCGGAAGGTGTCCGGCGCGAGCTGAGCCAGGCGTTCGGCTCGCGCTTCAGGTTCGTGTCGGTGGCCAATGAAGCCGACCTGCGGGAGCAGGCCGGCCGGGCCACAGCCCCCATCATCCTGTGTGGCGACTGCCCCGGCGTGGTCTCCGGCGAAGCCATCGTGGGGGGCCTTGCCAAGTGGCACAAAACCGCCCAAGGCATCCTGCTCATTGAAGCCAACCGTATCGTCAGCGCGCTCGGAACGCCGAATGCCCTGCGCGATTTCCGCTACATCGGTCTGCCGCTGGATGTGTTCGCCGCGCGTCAGACGCTGGAAGCTGCGGCCGAAGTCGCCGCGCTGCGGCAGGAAAACCAGACGCTCATCCACGATCTGGAGCGGTATCTGGCGACGCTGCGCGGAGCCTCGGAAGAGCGGGTCAAACAGGTCGCACAGGAACGGGATGAATACCGTCGGCAGAACATGCGCATGCTGGACAGCATCCGCAATGCCGAGCGAATCCAGCGCGCCATTTTGCCTTCCGAGGCCAAACTGGACGCGCTTATCACCCAGTATTTTCTCATCTACAAACCACGGGATATTGTATCGGGTGATTTCTACTGGACACATATCGTCAAGGACGAAGAACACACCGTGTTCTACCTGGCGGTGGCCGACTGCACCGGGCACGGCGTGCCGGGGGCGTTTCTCTCGATGGTGGGCACGACGCTGCTCAACCAGATCGTCGCCCAGAACCCGCATCACCCACCCGGCACGATTCTCGAACAGTTGCACGATGGGCTACTGCACTCACTGCGCCAGACCAGCCAGCAGCTCGACATTGACGACGGAATGGAAATCTGCCTCTGCCGGCTGGATGGCTCCAAAGTCACGTTTGCCGGGGCGCGCCGCCCACTGTACGTCGTCTCCCAACAGGACGAGCGGCGGTGGGACTTCAGGGAAATCAAAGGCGACCGGCGTACGATTGGCGGCGGTCGCAGACGGGAAGGCTGGCGGTACACCAACCACGAACTCGAACTGCCACGTGGGGCTATGCTCTACCTGACGACGGACGGCTATGCTGACCAGTCCAACTTGCAGTCCGAACGCTATGGGGCGCGGCGCCTGCGCGACAAGTTGCGCGAAGTCGCCCCGATGACCTGCCCTGGTCAGCGCTTTGTGCTCGAAAAGGAGATGAGCCAGTTCCAGCAGAATGAGCCACAGCGCGATGATATGACCATCTTTGGTGTGCGGTTGCCGATTATGTCGGCCGCAGCCCTGCAACTGCCCTCCGGGGCTTTCAGCGTCACCGGCAATCTCATCCTCTAG
- a CDS encoding DUF4388 domain-containing protein, translated as MATSGNLADLDLLTLTQILCRAGRLAALELVQDEQRGWIYFENGRVVHATLNTLAGEPALLALLRWQAGQFRIMPGFYAPDQTLELSWPELTALVLNLPSGKWNVP; from the coding sequence GTGGCTACTTCTGGAAACCTTGCTGACCTGGACCTTCTGACGCTCACCCAGATTCTCTGCCGCGCCGGTCGCCTGGCGGCGCTTGAACTCGTACAGGATGAACAACGCGGCTGGATATACTTTGAAAACGGCCGGGTGGTGCACGCCACACTGAATACGCTGGCCGGCGAGCCAGCGCTCCTTGCCCTACTCCGCTGGCAGGCCGGGCAATTCCGCATCATGCCCGGCTTTTACGCCCCTGACCAGACATTGGAGTTGTCTTGGCCCGAGCTGACAGCCCTTGTCCTGAACCTGCCGTCGGGGAAGTGGAATGTACCGTAA
- a CDS encoding response regulator, with amino-acid sequence MPSTELHELLRQAIESAKSGDKARARGLLIEVTEADPNNEVAWMWRASVSLTPKDAAWCLTKVLNINPANRQAQEWLDKIRQLQDQPPAVTRPLVTGSPEPPGRSGSTGAHQVTPSPDSPTVSDLPSFSAPPSVSPDRPPSPIPPRAATTVQTMPAVTSPRPAPPPVRSVSGKTGEMEKVERSLRPEPPPGAKVILAVDDSLTVRRVITQALESHGYRVITAVDGYEALAKLKDITPDLVILDAALPGGMDGYQLCKQIHAEKSRRGIPVIMLSSRESLLDKVQSRLAGAAQYLPKPFKTEDLLLGVRRHLKQ; translated from the coding sequence ATGCCGTCCACCGAACTGCACGAATTGCTTCGGCAAGCCATTGAGTCGGCCAAGTCTGGCGACAAGGCGCGCGCGCGTGGACTCCTCATCGAAGTGACCGAAGCTGACCCAAACAACGAAGTCGCCTGGATGTGGCGGGCTTCGGTATCGCTGACGCCAAAGGACGCTGCGTGGTGCCTGACCAAGGTGCTGAACATCAACCCGGCCAATCGCCAGGCTCAGGAATGGCTGGATAAAATCCGGCAGTTACAGGACCAGCCGCCAGCCGTGACCAGACCACTCGTGACAGGTTCCCCAGAGCCACCTGGGCGTTCGGGTTCGACCGGTGCGCACCAGGTTACGCCCTCCCCGGATTCGCCGACGGTCAGCGATCTGCCCTCATTTTCGGCGCCGCCTTCGGTTTCGCCGGACCGCCCCCCATCGCCCATCCCACCACGGGCGGCAACCACGGTGCAGACGATGCCGGCGGTCACATCTCCGCGTCCGGCACCTCCGCCAGTGCGTTCGGTCTCCGGGAAAACCGGTGAGATGGAAAAAGTCGAGCGCAGCCTCCGGCCCGAACCGCCTCCCGGAGCCAAAGTCATCCTGGCCGTGGATGACAGCCTGACGGTGCGGCGGGTCATCACCCAGGCTTTGGAAAGCCATGGCTATCGGGTCATCACGGCAGTGGATGGCTACGAGGCACTGGCCAAGCTCAAGGACATCACCCCCGATCTCGTGATTCTTGATGCGGCCTTGCCGGGAGGGATGGATGGCTACCAGCTCTGCAAACAGATTCATGCGGAGAAATCACGGCGCGGGATTCCGGTGATCATGCTCTCCAGCCGGGAGAGCCTTCTGGACAAGGTGCAGAGCCGGCTGGCCGGAGCAGCACAGTACCTGCCCAAACCTTTCAAGACGGAAGATCTGCTGCTGGGTGTCCGTCGCCACCTCAAGCAGTGA
- the ggt gene encoding gamma-glutamyltransferase — translation MNRKAGLARILVVILGAVCLSHSLAGTPGGVPGRPVPGDRITGRAFATRSEVIARHGMACTSQPLATQVAVEILKRGGTAVDAAIAANAVLGVVEPTGCGIGGDLFALVWDPKTKRLHGLNASGRSPKRLTLDEFRRRNLTRIPSYGPLPVTVPGCVDGWFELHGRFGRLPMKDLLAPAIGYARDGFPVSELIAYYWERNVAALAQFPNVRDVYAPNGRTPRKGDVFRNPQLAATLEKIAAGGREVFYRGEIARVIADFMARQGGFLDAEDLAAHRSDWVEPISTNYRGYDVWELPPNGQGMAALQMLNLLEGYDLAKFGFGSREHIHYFVEAKKLAYEDRARFYADPDFAQVPVAELLSKSYAAERRKLIHPVRAGARYEAGEPALKAGDTIYLTTADRDGMMVSLIQSNYRGMGSGMVPDGLGFMLHDRGEMFSLEAGHANVYAPGKRPFHTIIPAFVTKDGRPWMSFGVMGGGFQPLGHVQILINIIDFGMNLQEAGDAPRIDHQGSSEPTGERATGVGMVTLETGFSYEVVRELVRSGHRVGFAVGDYGGYQAIRWDAEQGVYYGASESRKDGQAAGY, via the coding sequence ATGAACCGGAAAGCCGGTTTGGCTCGTATCCTCGTTGTCATTCTGGGGGCGGTGTGCCTCAGTCATTCACTAGCTGGAACGCCCGGTGGGGTGCCGGGGCGTCCGGTGCCGGGAGACCGCATTACGGGGCGCGCCTTTGCGACGCGCTCGGAAGTCATCGCGCGCCACGGCATGGCCTGCACCAGTCAGCCGCTGGCGACGCAGGTGGCCGTCGAAATCCTCAAGCGGGGCGGCACGGCTGTGGATGCCGCCATTGCCGCCAATGCCGTGCTCGGCGTGGTTGAACCGACCGGCTGTGGCATCGGCGGCGACCTGTTTGCGCTGGTCTGGGACCCCAAAACAAAGCGCCTGCACGGACTCAACGCCAGCGGGCGGTCGCCCAAACGCCTGACCCTCGATGAGTTCCGGCGGCGGAACCTGACGCGCATCCCGTCCTACGGACCACTGCCCGTCACCGTGCCGGGCTGTGTGGACGGCTGGTTTGAACTGCACGGGCGTTTTGGCCGGCTGCCGATGAAAGACCTGCTGGCACCGGCCATCGGTTATGCGCGTGACGGGTTTCCGGTCTCCGAACTCATTGCCTACTACTGGGAGCGCAATGTCGCGGCGCTGGCGCAGTTTCCCAACGTCCGTGACGTGTATGCCCCGAACGGTCGCACCCCACGCAAGGGCGATGTGTTTCGCAATCCCCAACTCGCCGCCACGCTCGAAAAGATTGCCGCCGGGGGGCGGGAAGTCTTCTACCGGGGAGAGATCGCGCGGGTCATCGCCGACTTCATGGCCCGGCAGGGGGGCTTTCTGGATGCCGAAGATTTGGCCGCCCATCGCTCCGACTGGGTGGAACCAATCTCGACCAACTATCGCGGCTACGATGTCTGGGAGTTGCCGCCGAACGGGCAGGGGATGGCGGCCCTGCAGATGCTGAACCTGCTCGAAGGCTATGACCTGGCGAAGTTCGGCTTCGGCAGCCGCGAGCACATCCACTATTTTGTCGAGGCCAAAAAGCTGGCTTATGAAGACCGCGCCAGGTTTTATGCAGACCCGGACTTTGCCCAGGTTCCGGTTGCAGAACTGCTGTCGAAGTCGTACGCCGCAGAGCGCCGCAAGCTGATTCATCCCGTCCGGGCCGGCGCGCGGTATGAAGCTGGCGAGCCGGCGCTCAAAGCTGGCGACACCATTTACCTCACCACGGCCGACCGGGACGGCATGATGGTTTCACTCATTCAGAGCAACTACCGGGGCATGGGGTCAGGGATGGTGCCCGACGGCCTGGGATTTATGCTGCACGACCGGGGGGAGATGTTTTCGCTCGAAGCCGGTCACGCCAACGTCTATGCCCCCGGCAAGCGTCCGTTTCACACCATCATTCCAGCTTTCGTCACCAAAGACGGGCGTCCGTGGATGAGTTTTGGGGTGATGGGCGGCGGCTTCCAGCCGCTGGGGCACGTTCAGATACTCATCAACATCATTGACTTTGGGATGAATCTTCAGGAAGCGGGCGACGCACCGCGCATAGACCACCAGGGTTCTTCGGAGCCGACCGGCGAGCGCGCCACCGGGGTCGGCATGGTGACGTTGGAAACGGGGTTTTCGTATGAAGTCGTACGGGAACTTGTCCGGTCAGGCCACCGCGTTGGTTTTGCCGTTGGGGACTATGGCGGCTATCAGGCCATCCGGTGGGATGCCGAACAGGGCGTCTATTATGGAGCTTCCGAATCCCGCAAGGACGGACAGGCTGCCGGGTATTAG
- a CDS encoding PaaI family thioesterase, with amino-acid sequence MPPTNLERFQRLINTTMAEHSPSPLARWLGGTLRHAEPGKATFVFTVREEMTNPAGILHGGAAAAIIDEVIGATVHGTLETEFFYTSVNLTVDFLASAPAGATITATTQVVRQGKTIINVECWLHDAAGVPLAHATSNMLRTTVPVRKHVSDPVLRSQANV; translated from the coding sequence ATGCCACCCACCAACCTGGAACGCTTCCAACGCCTCATCAACACCACCATGGCTGAACATAGCCCCTCGCCACTGGCACGCTGGCTGGGGGGAACACTCAGACACGCTGAACCGGGCAAGGCCACGTTCGTCTTTACCGTCCGCGAAGAAATGACCAACCCGGCCGGCATCCTGCACGGGGGTGCGGCCGCAGCCATCATAGATGAAGTCATTGGAGCAACGGTTCACGGCACACTTGAGACAGAGTTTTTCTACACCTCAGTCAACCTGACCGTTGACTTTCTCGCCAGCGCACCGGCTGGGGCGACCATCACAGCAACCACTCAGGTCGTACGCCAAGGCAAAACCATCATCAATGTTGAGTGCTGGTTGCACGATGCGGCAGGCGTGCCGCTTGCCCATGCCACGAGTAACATGCTGCGTACCACCGTACCGGTGCGCAAACATGTTTCAGACCCAGTCCTACGAAGCCAGGCAAACGTATGA
- the ggt gene encoding gamma-glutamyltransferase, which translates to MKPCSIPLFWKLAGRSFLILVCLAALLPPKTKGQVARQPVRARRAMVASASSFASQVGVKILQEGGNAVDAAVAVGLALAVTFPVAGNIGGGGFMLIRMADGRTTAIDYRETAPARASRDMYLDANGNPIPEKSTLGYAAVGVPGTVAGFGLALRKYGRLKWAQVVAPARRLAQEGFPVSYAFSRGLRIAERLEKFPDSRRIFHRDGNYYEEGEVFRQPELAATLARLEKRGPREFYEGETARRIAAAMAANGGYITLDDLKNYRPVEREPLRGTYRGYEIITFPPPSSGGIVLLNVLNQLEGDNLAALGAGSAEASHLLIEAMRRAFADRATLMGDPDFVKVPVAELISKDYARTRRATIDPQRATPSTDIRPGLDAPVSEAAETTHFTVVDAEGNIVTNTYTLNGPYGSGVTVPGTGILLNNEMDDFAVKPGVPNYYQLVQGEANCIAPGKRPLSSMTPTIVLKEGRPWFAIGSPGGPTIISTVVQVVINIIDHKMNLQQAIDAPRLHHQWLPDVVMWEPYGMTADTRRALEAKGHRLDIVPRYNGDAEGVMIDETGIRLGASDPRNPDALAVGY; encoded by the coding sequence ATGAAACCCTGTTCGATACCGTTGTTTTGGAAGCTTGCCGGGCGCAGCTTCCTGATCCTGGTCTGCCTCGCCGCCCTGTTGCCGCCGAAAACGAAAGGGCAGGTGGCGCGGCAGCCGGTGCGCGCCAGGCGCGCCATGGTGGCTTCGGCCAGCTCATTTGCCTCGCAGGTCGGGGTAAAAATTTTGCAGGAAGGCGGCAATGCCGTGGATGCGGCCGTGGCCGTCGGGCTGGCGCTGGCCGTGACCTTCCCGGTTGCTGGCAACATCGGCGGCGGCGGCTTCATGCTCATCCGCATGGCGGACGGCCGGACAACGGCCATTGACTACCGGGAAACCGCGCCCGCCCGGGCAAGCCGCGACATGTACCTTGACGCCAACGGCAATCCCATCCCGGAGAAATCAACCCTGGGCTATGCTGCCGTGGGGGTTCCCGGTACGGTGGCCGGTTTCGGTCTGGCACTGCGCAAGTACGGGCGGCTGAAATGGGCGCAGGTTGTGGCCCCGGCCCGGCGGCTGGCACAGGAGGGGTTTCCGGTCAGTTACGCTTTCTCCCGCGGCCTGCGTATTGCCGAGCGGTTGGAGAAGTTTCCCGACAGCCGCCGGATTTTCCATCGGGACGGTAACTACTATGAGGAAGGCGAAGTGTTCCGCCAGCCGGAACTGGCGGCCACGCTGGCACGTCTGGAAAAGCGCGGACCACGCGAGTTCTACGAGGGCGAAACCGCCCGGCGGATTGCTGCCGCCATGGCCGCCAATGGTGGTTACATCACCCTCGATGATCTGAAGAACTACCGTCCGGTGGAACGCGAGCCACTCCGGGGGACGTACCGGGGGTACGAGATCATCACCTTCCCGCCACCCAGCTCCGGCGGCATTGTACTGCTCAACGTGCTCAACCAGCTCGAAGGCGACAACCTGGCCGCCCTTGGGGCCGGCTCGGCGGAAGCCAGCCATCTGCTTATCGAGGCCATGCGGCGCGCCTTTGCCGACCGGGCCACCCTGATGGGCGATCCTGATTTTGTCAAAGTTCCGGTTGCGGAACTCATCTCGAAAGATTACGCCCGGACACGCCGCGCGACGATTGATCCGCAGCGCGCCACACCCAGCACCGACATCCGTCCAGGACTGGACGCGCCAGTTTCGGAAGCCGCCGAGACGACGCACTTCACCGTCGTGGATGCCGAAGGGAACATCGTGACGAATACCTACACGCTCAATGGCCCCTATGGGTCGGGTGTGACCGTCCCGGGGACAGGCATTCTGCTCAACAACGAAATGGATGATTTTGCGGTCAAGCCGGGAGTGCCGAACTACTACCAGTTGGTGCAGGGAGAAGCCAACTGCATTGCGCCCGGCAAGCGTCCGCTGTCGTCCATGACGCCGACGATTGTTCTCAAGGAGGGCCGGCCCTGGTTTGCCATTGGCAGTCCCGGCGGGCCGACCATCATTTCCACCGTGGTGCAGGTGGTCATCAACATCATTGACCACAAAATGAATCTCCAGCAGGCGATTGATGCGCCGCGTCTGCATCACCAGTGGCTGCCGGATGTGGTGATGTGGGAGCCTTATGGGATGACCGCCGACACCAGACGCGCGCTGGAGGCCAAAGGACACCGGCTGGACATCGTGCCGCGCTACAACGGTGATGCGGAAGGCGTCATGATTGATGAAACCGGCATCCGGTTGGGCGCCAGTGACCCCCGCAACCCTGACGCCCTCGCGGTTGGCTACTAG
- a CDS encoding ChaN family lipoprotein → MAYLLTGWFMVAVMGNVMAQETHRQAAVPAYRIYKPDGQPGTLDDIMAALARVEVVFIGESHDDPGAHALQRDLLQAAHARYGTDTAAEKRQVVLSLEMFERDVQLVLDEYLAGLIPETQFLACSRPWNNYQSDYRPLVEFARAQRLPVVAANPPRRYVNLVGREGRDALTRLSQPARALLPPLPYGAASADYEAKFRSLMSGMHGAAAADGERQMPNLSRMLDAQSLWDAGMAHAIAETLAQVPRALVIHLNGRFHSEEGLGIPEHLAAYRKGTRMLMVTVVADADDPETFDVARFGKLGDFVVLSVKPKP, encoded by the coding sequence GTGGCATATCTCCTTACCGGATGGTTTATGGTGGCCGTCATGGGAAATGTCATGGCACAGGAAACGCACCGCCAGGCAGCCGTTCCGGCTTATCGCATCTACAAGCCGGACGGTCAGCCGGGCACGCTCGATGACATTATGGCCGCACTGGCGCGGGTCGAGGTGGTATTCATTGGCGAGTCCCACGATGACCCCGGCGCGCACGCGCTCCAGCGCGACCTGCTTCAGGCTGCCCACGCGCGCTACGGTACGGATACCGCCGCCGAAAAGCGGCAGGTGGTGCTCTCGCTGGAGATGTTCGAGCGGGACGTGCAGCTTGTTCTCGATGAGTATCTGGCCGGTCTCATTCCCGAAACCCAGTTTCTGGCGTGCAGTCGTCCGTGGAACAACTACCAGAGCGACTATCGTCCGCTGGTGGAGTTCGCCAGAGCCCAGCGCCTGCCGGTCGTGGCGGCCAATCCGCCACGCCGCTACGTGAACCTCGTTGGACGTGAAGGGCGCGACGCCCTGACCAGGCTTTCCCAGCCGGCCCGGGCACTGCTGCCGCCATTGCCCTACGGAGCTGCTTCGGCCGATTACGAAGCCAAATTCCGCAGCCTGATGTCCGGGATGCACGGCGCGGCCGCCGCCGACGGGGAACGCCAGATGCCGAACCTTTCGCGCATGCTTGATGCCCAGTCGCTGTGGGATGCCGGGATGGCCCATGCCATTGCCGAGACTTTGGCCCAGGTGCCACGGGCCCTTGTCATACACCTCAACGGACGCTTCCACAGCGAAGAAGGGCTGGGAATCCCGGAGCACCTGGCCGCCTACCGCAAGGGCACCCGCATGCTCATGGTGACGGTCGTTGCCGATGCCGATGACCCGGAAACGTTTGACGTGGCGCGTTTTGGCAAACTCGGCGACTTCGTGGTGCTCAGTGTCAAACCCAAGCCCTGA
- a CDS encoding YgiT-type zinc finger protein, with protein sequence MKPFDKCPVCGGELVEKEVEKLLRGGIHTAVFKVHADVCLHCGERLYSIETVRRFNQIRQKLERQEVAEFQPLGQSFQVRASTE encoded by the coding sequence ATGAAGCCTTTTGATAAGTGCCCTGTATGTGGTGGCGAATTGGTTGAGAAAGAGGTAGAAAAACTTCTCAGGGGTGGTATCCATACTGCTGTATTCAAGGTGCATGCAGATGTATGCCTGCACTGCGGTGAACGATTGTATTCCATCGAAACTGTCAGACGCTTTAATCAGATTCGGCAGAAACTGGAAAGACAGGAGGTTGCAGAGTTTCAGCCGCTGGGTCAATCTTTTCAAGTCAGGGCCTCCACTGAATGA
- a CDS encoding DUF4258 domain-containing protein, whose amino-acid sequence MDIQAIIDAIRYHRIHITDHADQEAQADHLSFDEIFYSVLHGEIIEDYPSDKPYPSCLIYGESFVGQPIHSVWAYNHATQWAVLITVYRPDPDRWIDWHIRRKK is encoded by the coding sequence GTGGATATTCAAGCGATCATTGATGCCATCCGTTACCATCGCATTCATATCACTGACCACGCTGATCAAGAAGCACAGGCAGACCATCTTTCCTTTGATGAAATCTTCTATAGTGTCCTGCACGGTGAGATCATCGAAGATTATCCATCCGACAAGCCTTATCCGAGTTGCCTGATCTACGGTGAAAGTTTTGTCGGTCAGCCCATTCACAGTGTTTGGGCCTATAATCACGCAACGCAATGGGCAGTGTTGATCACTGTGTACCGCCCTGACCCTGACCGATGGATTGATTGGCATATCAGGAGAAAGAAATGA